A genomic region of Streptomyces rimosus contains the following coding sequences:
- a CDS encoding universal stress protein, whose amino-acid sequence MTRASTPFSHRVIVGFDGSDPAVRALDHATDEAARRGTALEIICGWPWGKHPLPDYGVTDDTGKLLYSSARRMMDTAIERVRARAAQVAVSETLTTETAARALLRCGRDAALTVVGTRGHGGFAGLLLGSVSLRVAAHCTTPLMVVRGDQDADEHHRVLIGVASDADTDALHFAFREARRRGCALRVLHAWQSPAAPHGSHAASYHLSRDELEQLRKGAETVSQHAVAPLREAYPDIDVHPDTVCLGAGKALVEASRNADVAVLAAHRRPRHIGLQLGPVTHAMLHHAHCPVVLVPVG is encoded by the coding sequence ATGACCCGAGCATCAACCCCCTTCTCCCACCGGGTGATCGTCGGATTCGACGGCTCCGACCCTGCCGTACGCGCCCTCGACCACGCCACCGACGAGGCCGCCCGCCGCGGCACCGCACTGGAGATCATCTGCGGCTGGCCCTGGGGCAAGCACCCGCTGCCCGACTACGGCGTCACCGACGACACCGGCAAGCTCCTCTACAGCAGCGCCCGCCGCATGATGGACACCGCCATCGAACGCGTGCGGGCCCGCGCCGCCCAGGTGGCCGTCAGCGAGACCCTGACGACGGAGACGGCGGCGCGCGCCCTGCTGCGCTGCGGACGCGACGCCGCCCTCACCGTGGTCGGCACCCGCGGCCACGGCGGCTTCGCCGGACTGCTGCTGGGCTCGGTGAGCCTGCGCGTGGCGGCCCACTGCACCACGCCGCTCATGGTCGTACGCGGCGATCAGGACGCCGACGAGCACCACCGCGTCCTCATCGGCGTCGCATCCGACGCGGACACCGACGCCCTCCACTTCGCCTTCCGGGAAGCCAGGCGGCGCGGATGCGCCCTACGGGTGCTGCACGCCTGGCAGTCCCCCGCGGCACCCCATGGCTCCCACGCCGCGTCGTACCACCTGTCCCGGGACGAACTGGAGCAGCTGCGCAAGGGAGCCGAAACGGTTTCGCAGCACGCCGTCGCACCGCTGCGCGAGGCCTACCCGGACATCGACGTCCACCCGGACACGGTCTGCCTGGGCGCGGGCAAAGCCCTCGTGGAAGCGAGCCGGAACGCCGACGTGGCCGTACTGGCCGCCCACCGCCGCCCCCGTCACATCGGCCTGCAACTCGGCCCGGTCACCCACGCGATGCTGCACCACGCGCACTGCCCGGTCGTCCTCGTACCCGTTGGCTGA
- a CDS encoding CBS domain-containing protein, whose protein sequence is MKHRLIDQVMNRDVVTTSPEVPFKEVADLLARHAISGVPVVDRDDKVLGVVSETDLMSHQAARDDDAPRPWYALRRRAKSARAARTKAGGRTAGDLMTSPAVTIGPRRTVAEAARTMAAHRVERLPVIDEEGRLMGIVTRSDLLSVFRRPDGEVRDEIVEDVLVRTLWLAPHTIDVRVLDGVVTLTGKLQRRSEVPIAIRLTGRVDGVVSVIDHLSYQEDDSHLRPTEQALHGITEEWLRKI, encoded by the coding sequence ATGAAGCACCGGCTGATCGACCAGGTCATGAACCGGGACGTCGTCACCACGTCTCCCGAAGTGCCCTTCAAGGAGGTCGCCGACCTGCTGGCACGGCACGCCATCAGCGGAGTGCCCGTCGTGGACCGGGACGACAAGGTACTGGGCGTGGTCTCCGAGACCGACCTGATGTCCCACCAGGCCGCGCGGGACGACGACGCGCCGCGCCCGTGGTACGCGCTGCGCCGCCGCGCCAAGAGCGCCCGCGCGGCGCGGACGAAGGCCGGAGGCCGGACGGCCGGTGACCTGATGACCTCTCCCGCCGTCACCATCGGCCCCCGCCGGACCGTCGCCGAGGCCGCCCGGACCATGGCCGCGCACCGCGTCGAACGCCTCCCGGTGATCGACGAGGAGGGACGGCTCATGGGCATCGTCACCCGCAGCGACCTGCTCTCCGTCTTCCGCCGTCCCGACGGGGAGGTACGCGACGAGATCGTCGAGGACGTGCTCGTGCGCACGCTGTGGCTCGCCCCGCACACCATCGACGTGCGCGTCCTCGACGGCGTCGTCACCCTCACGGGCAAGCTTCAGCGCCGCAGCGAGGTCCCCATCGCGATTCGGCTGACCGGCCGCGTCGACGGCGTCGTGAGCGTCATCGACCACCTCTCCTACCAGGAGGACGACTCCCACCTGCGTCCCACCGAACAGGCCCTGCACGGCATCACCGAGGAATGGCTGCGGAAGATCTGA